Below is a genomic region from Oceanispirochaeta sp..
GCTCTGTTTTCTCTTCAATTGAGTTTCCCCATTAATAGCTATATCAAGGGATCATCAGAACAGCTGAGTATTTCTGAAACGAAGCTGTCCCTGGAGAAGCTTGAAATTAAGCTTAAGGAAACTCTGGAGGATGGGGCTCAGGAAATCAGGTCTCTCATCATGGAATTGGAAGGCTCTAAAGAAAATATTGAGATAATCCAGGTCAGTGTTCTTCTGGCTCAGGAGAATTATGAAATGGTGGAAGCTGCCTTTCATTCTGGAACTAAAGAGCTTCTGGATGTGGAAGATGCACAGAACAAACTCTTATCAGCCAACTTAAACCTGGTATTAAGCCGCTACAGTTATATAAGCGGTCTACTAAAGCTTGAAAACGCCCTGAACATCCCCTTGCAATAGTCCAGGGAGCCACGAGAAAAATACTTTTAAAAGGAAATATTATGAGTGAAATGGGAAAAAACAAAAAAATGTCTGAAAATAAACTGACCGGATTTATCCTGATCATTTTAATCACTATTGTTCTGGGGGTCCTGGCCTATAGCATCCTGGGAGGTACTCCCGTGGCTGCTACCGGTAAAGGTGGTCCAGCAGGGATGAAAGGACCGGATAAGGGGGCACAAAATGAATCCCTCGTTTATACGGTGCGCTCTGAAAATGTCTCTATGAGTACTTTAAAAAACTATTTGAAGATCAATGGTGATGTGATCGCTGAAAACAGTGTTGATATCTATCCTGATGCTGCAGGTAAACTCACAAAATTGGAGATCTCTTTAGGAAGTTATATTCGCAAAGGACAGATCATTGCCGAAGTTGATCCCTCCCTTCCTGGTCAGATCTATATTGCCAGTCCCGTACGATCCACAATCTCGGGAACCATAACAGATCTGCCTTATAAGGTGGGTGCGACAATTTCGTCCACTTCCGTACCAGTGGCAACCGTAGGGGATCTGACAGATCTGCTCCTGGTCAGTTATATCCCTGAAAAAAAAATGGCTGAAATCGCCCTGGGCCAGAAAGCTGAAATCCAGTTTGAACCTTATGGTCAGGAGATCTTTATGGGAACCGTATCAGAGATCAGCCCCTTGCTGGACCGGTCATCCAGAACCCTGGAAATCCGGATCTCCCTGGATAAGATAGACAAACGTATCAAATCGGGAATGTTCGGATCCGTCCGTCTGTTTACAAAGATCCGCTCTGGTGTTCTGACCATTTCCAACGACAGCATCACCAGTTCGGCTGCAGGAACCTTTGTGTATGTGATCAAGGGTGACAATACAGTGGAACAGCGTTTTTTTGAGACGGGCCTTACTGTTGACAGCGTCACTGAAATCGTCAGCGGACTGACTGATGGTGAACAGGTTGTTACCCGGGGACAGAGCATGCTGCAGAATGGTTCTTCCGTTAAAGTTGCGGAATAAGGAGTTCTTAACTTATGAGTATTACCGAAACCGTTGTTAAACGGCCTATAACAGTTGTTATCATATTTGCCATTTTTATAGGGTTGGCAGCCTTTTTAGTCCCGAATATTCCGGTCGCTCTTTTTCCCGATATGGAAATGCCAGTCATTATGATTAACACCATGTATCCGGGAGCCAGTCCTGAAGATGTGGAAGCCAATATTACCGATGTGCTGGAGAAACAGCTCTCTAATGTGAGTGATCTGGAATCCATTACATCCACCTCTTCAGAAGGTTCCAGCCGAATCAGTATGGAGTTCAGCTACTCAAAAGATCTTGATGACGCGACAAACGATATCAGGGATAAACTGGAAACCCTTGCGGATTCACTGCCTGATGATGCAGAGAGTCCGACTATTTTCAAGATGAACTCTGATAATATGCCTGTCATGACCCTGGCTATTCTGGGGGATCTCTCTCAGAACGAACTCAAAGCTATCGGAGAAGACACGGTTCAGCCCTTGC
It encodes:
- a CDS encoding efflux RND transporter periplasmic adaptor subunit; its protein translation is MSEMGKNKKMSENKLTGFILIILITIVLGVLAYSILGGTPVAATGKGGPAGMKGPDKGAQNESLVYTVRSENVSMSTLKNYLKINGDVIAENSVDIYPDAAGKLTKLEISLGSYIRKGQIIAEVDPSLPGQIYIASPVRSTISGTITDLPYKVGATISSTSVPVATVGDLTDLLLVSYIPEKKMAEIALGQKAEIQFEPYGQEIFMGTVSEISPLLDRSSRTLEIRISLDKIDKRIKSGMFGSVRLFTKIRSGVLTISNDSITSSAAGTFVYVIKGDNTVEQRFFETGLTVDSVTEIVSGLTDGEQVVTRGQSMLQNGSSVKVAE